From a region of the Chitinophaga caseinilytica genome:
- a CDS encoding Y-family DNA polymerase, producing the protein MIALVDCNNFYVSCERLFHPAVLHRPVVVLSNNDGCVISRSEEAKALGIRMGAPAFFMEEMLERHQVAVFSSNYTLYGSLSQRVMQVLAGFVPEMEVYSIDEAFLDVAGHASPATLAAAIRAGVLHNVGIPVSVGVAPTKTLAKMANRAVKKSKLPEGFLVLDSPEKTTAVLAATQVEDIWGIGAQYAAMLHQKGFHTALDLSRVPDDFARRELTVQGLRLVHELRGIPSIGMEESAPAKKAVCVARSFGQLLTEKDDIREALANYAAVAAQKLRAQGSRASIIQVFVQTNNFRGQDAQYHRSVNLRLPVPASSTRELIRQALLALDRIFKPGYNYKKTGIVAMDLVPDSQVQENLFESTDHEKERKLMQALDGITRHFAGKPVLRFAVQGGNKKWALRQERLSPCYTTRLEEIIKAKAE; encoded by the coding sequence ATGATCGCCCTGGTTGACTGCAATAATTTTTACGTAAGCTGCGAAAGGCTCTTCCACCCCGCCGTCCTTCACCGGCCCGTGGTGGTGCTCAGCAATAACGACGGCTGCGTGATCTCCCGTTCCGAAGAAGCCAAAGCCCTCGGCATCCGCATGGGCGCGCCGGCCTTCTTCATGGAAGAAATGCTGGAGCGGCACCAGGTCGCGGTCTTCTCCTCGAATTACACCTTGTACGGCAGCCTGTCGCAGCGCGTGATGCAGGTACTCGCCGGCTTCGTGCCGGAAATGGAGGTCTACAGTATCGACGAAGCCTTCCTCGATGTCGCGGGCCATGCTTCCCCCGCTACACTGGCGGCGGCCATCCGCGCGGGCGTGCTGCACAACGTCGGGATACCCGTTTCCGTTGGCGTGGCGCCCACCAAAACCCTCGCCAAGATGGCCAACCGCGCCGTCAAAAAATCCAAACTGCCCGAAGGCTTCCTCGTCCTCGACTCGCCCGAAAAAACCACGGCCGTCCTCGCCGCCACGCAAGTGGAAGACATCTGGGGCATCGGTGCGCAATACGCCGCCATGCTCCACCAGAAAGGGTTCCACACGGCGCTCGACCTATCCCGCGTGCCCGATGATTTTGCACGGCGGGAACTGACCGTTCAGGGCCTGCGTCTGGTGCATGAGTTGCGCGGCATTCCGAGCATCGGGATGGAAGAATCGGCGCCGGCGAAAAAAGCGGTGTGCGTGGCGCGCTCGTTCGGGCAGTTGCTCACCGAAAAGGACGATATCCGCGAAGCCCTCGCCAATTACGCCGCCGTGGCCGCGCAGAAGCTGCGGGCACAGGGCTCGCGGGCCAGCATCATCCAGGTGTTCGTACAAACGAATAATTTCCGCGGGCAGGACGCGCAATATCACCGCTCCGTGAACCTCCGGCTGCCCGTACCCGCCAGCAGCACGCGGGAGCTCATCCGCCAGGCGCTCCTGGCGCTCGACCGCATCTTCAAGCCGGGGTATAATTACAAGAAAACCGGTATTGTAGCGATGGACCTGGTGCCGGATTCGCAGGTGCAGGAAAACCTCTTCGAATCTACCGATCACGAAAAGGAACGCAAGCTCATGCAGGCGCTCGACGGCATCACGCGGCACTTTGCCGGCAAACCCGTGCTGCGCTTCGCGGTGCAGGGCGGCAACAAGAAATGGGCGCTACGGCAGGAGCGGCTTTCGCCATGCTACACCACGCGCCTGGAGGAAATCATCAAAGCGAAAGCGGAATGA
- a CDS encoding hybrid sensor histidine kinase/response regulator: MVVNSFSFITALLCTFCGVSLAWISGDWSILYTALGFVGGFLSVLAFNRIGRYATAKFTLMLVFCLVMLYYGATFGESTQVHFLGLFLIGVPLLICTPHEKELRWYCLCLILTCLILLETNYYFQVVTPMAMTRDELYIFRWMIMSVVLALNYMVISFYQINISGLVKRLHKRNETLLEKNKLVNDKEAELKAANVKLSAYNEHLEQEVSDRTKDLLASNIAMDDAIQHLKRSNRQLREQDKMLTAQLKQLEEAREELTKARDAAEKANIAKSAFLREISHEIRNPLNAVIGMTYLLLNETDNRNRIPQSVLAYIESISTSGHSLLEIVNNVLELARIEAGKIDQVQPEPFDLREWLRGISTIYQNAAQVKGVAIQLQIDNRLPGIVCGDRLHLTQIANNLLGNAIKFSPENKKITLHVFRREPAHWCIRVSDEGIGIPEDKQRVIFQPFEQADATIHETYGGTGLGLTITRRIVEMMGGTISVRSTPGMGTAFTVTLPLVEEAAMAGMEVAPSPLETQAEYQSFPSETRVLLMEDSEINQLIMERFFSHVGINLHIAGNGEDGLRLARAVHPDIIILDMHMPRMSGREVIVQIRKDPDLKHIPVIAISADAFREQQNEAKAAGVNEYLIKPIEFDRLYNVIDQYIREARQQTPFPLRVIRAS, encoded by the coding sequence TGCACCTTCTGTGGCGTGAGCCTCGCATGGATCTCGGGCGACTGGTCCATTCTCTACACCGCGCTCGGCTTCGTAGGCGGTTTTTTGTCGGTGCTCGCATTCAACCGCATCGGCCGGTACGCCACGGCCAAGTTCACCCTCATGCTCGTGTTTTGCCTCGTGATGCTCTATTATGGCGCCACTTTCGGCGAAAGTACGCAGGTACATTTCCTGGGGCTTTTCCTCATCGGGGTGCCCCTGCTCATTTGCACCCCGCACGAAAAAGAATTGCGCTGGTACTGCCTCTGCCTCATCCTCACCTGCCTCATCCTCCTCGAAACCAATTATTACTTCCAGGTGGTAACGCCCATGGCCATGACGCGGGACGAGCTCTATATCTTCCGGTGGATGATCATGTCGGTAGTGCTGGCCCTCAATTATATGGTGATCAGTTTCTACCAGATCAATATCTCCGGCCTCGTGAAACGCCTGCACAAACGCAACGAAACCCTCCTCGAGAAGAATAAACTGGTGAACGACAAGGAAGCCGAACTGAAAGCGGCGAACGTGAAACTATCGGCTTACAACGAACATCTCGAACAGGAGGTGAGCGACCGTACCAAAGATCTCCTGGCCAGCAACATCGCCATGGACGACGCCATCCAGCACCTCAAGCGCAGCAACCGTCAGCTCCGCGAACAGGATAAAATGCTCACCGCGCAATTGAAACAGTTGGAAGAAGCGCGGGAAGAGCTCACCAAAGCCCGCGACGCCGCGGAGAAAGCCAATATCGCCAAATCCGCCTTCCTCCGGGAAATCAGCCACGAAATCCGCAACCCGCTCAACGCGGTCATCGGGATGACGTACCTCCTCCTCAACGAAACCGACAACCGCAACCGCATCCCGCAGAGCGTGCTGGCCTATATCGAAAGCATCAGCACCAGCGGCCATAGCCTCCTCGAAATCGTCAACAACGTACTCGAGCTCGCCCGCATCGAAGCCGGAAAGATCGACCAGGTGCAGCCCGAGCCCTTCGACCTCCGCGAATGGCTCCGCGGCATTTCGACCATCTACCAGAACGCGGCGCAGGTCAAAGGCGTGGCCATCCAGTTGCAGATCGACAATCGCCTGCCCGGCATCGTTTGCGGCGATCGCCTCCATCTCACCCAAATCGCCAATAACCTCCTCGGCAACGCCATCAAATTCTCTCCCGAAAATAAAAAGATAACGCTCCACGTTTTCCGCCGGGAACCCGCACACTGGTGCATCCGCGTGTCCGACGAAGGGATCGGTATCCCGGAAGACAAGCAGCGCGTCATCTTCCAGCCATTCGAACAGGCCGATGCTACCATCCATGAAACTTACGGCGGCACGGGCCTCGGTCTCACCATCACCCGGCGCATCGTCGAAATGATGGGTGGCACCATCTCCGTTCGCAGCACGCCCGGCATGGGCACCGCGTTCACCGTCACCCTCCCGCTCGTGGAAGAAGCCGCCATGGCCGGCATGGAAGTAGCCCCCAGCCCGCTGGAAACACAGGCGGAATACCAGTCGTTCCCCTCGGAAACGCGCGTGCTGCTCATGGAAGACAGTGAGATCAACCAGCTCATCATGGAACGCTTTTTCTCACACGTGGGTATCAATCTTCATATCGCGGGAAATGGGGAAGACGGGCTACGCCTCGCCCGCGCTGTGCATCCGGACATCATTATCCTCGACATGCACATGCCGCGCATGAGCGGCCGCGAAGTGATCGTCCAGATCCGGAAAGATCCCGACCTGAAACATATTCCCGTCATCGCCATTTCGGCCGATGCGTTCCGCGAACAGCAGAACGAAGCCAAAGCCGCGGGTGTGAACGAATATCTCATCAAGCCCATCGAATTCGACCGGCTGTATAACGTCATCGATCAATACATCCGCGAGGCGCGGCAGCAGACGCCCTTCCCGTTGCGCGTTATCCGGGCGAGCTAG
- a CDS encoding SOS response-associated peptidase has product MCYDLSFSASIASVFDYLPELKDMGQLDLHFEPTFHKVAQAYPKWPVVVQDNGEFKLKRFEWGVIPNYMKTPEEVKKGRKWMVNARSEKVLDTKAYWNRIRKNRCLVPATGFFEHREVPGWKNKVPYYIHVKDRDIFFIAGLYAWSHLPDPETGEIPGTFTLITREANDVMKRIHNGGDNAGRMPLILPRELEKEWLRPDLTDEGIKSILAYAIPSDELAYWTVNSVRKAKPDDESVIAETTWADLPAL; this is encoded by the coding sequence ATGTGTTACGACCTTTCCTTCTCCGCCAGCATCGCCTCCGTGTTCGACTATCTGCCCGAGCTCAAAGACATGGGGCAGCTGGACCTTCACTTCGAGCCCACTTTCCACAAAGTGGCGCAAGCGTACCCCAAATGGCCGGTGGTAGTGCAGGATAACGGGGAATTCAAGCTCAAAAGGTTCGAATGGGGCGTGATCCCCAACTACATGAAAACACCGGAAGAAGTGAAAAAAGGAAGGAAATGGATGGTAAACGCCCGTTCCGAAAAAGTGCTCGACACCAAAGCCTACTGGAACCGCATCCGCAAAAACCGATGCCTCGTTCCCGCCACCGGATTCTTCGAACACCGCGAAGTGCCCGGATGGAAAAATAAAGTCCCCTATTACATCCACGTCAAAGACCGCGATATCTTCTTCATCGCCGGGCTCTACGCCTGGTCGCACCTCCCCGATCCGGAAACCGGCGAAATCCCCGGCACGTTCACCCTCATCACCCGCGAAGCCAACGATGTCATGAAACGCATCCACAACGGCGGCGACAACGCCGGCCGGATGCCGCTCATCCTCCCCCGAGAACTGGAAAAGGAATGGCTGCGCCCCGATCTGACAGACGAAGGCATCAAATCCATCCTCGCTTACGCCATCCCGTCAGACGAGCTGGCGTACTGGACCGTCAACTCCGTCCGCAAAGCGAAGCCTGACGACGAATCCGTCATCGCCGAAACTACCTGGGCCGATCTGCCCGCTTTGTAA
- the metE gene encoding 5-methyltetrahydropteroyltriglutamate--homocysteine S-methyltransferase has translation MLKHTLGYPRMGAQRQLKKACEAYWQGRIGRQELTVAAQRLQEEQWRLQQAAGMDLIPCNDFSYYDHVLDMSLLVGAIPDRYAPVVTDVPQNTETDLAFAMARGCQEHGLDLTAMEMTKWFDTNYHYIVPEFRKDQSFRLFSNKVFNAFDAAKHQLAATPKPVLIGPVSYLLLGKEKEPGFHRLSLLPRLLPVYIEALQRLRDRGAAWVQLDEPFLATDLPEGAADAYHYAYTEIAKHCKGLRTMVTTYFEGLRDNAELAASLPVCCLHIDLVRDPAQLEQLLPLLPPKMSLSLGVIDGRNIWKNDYRRSLPFIQKAVGQLGEDRVMIAPSCSLLHTPADLALETQLDEELKSWMAFAKQKLQEVAELDRIFHGEAALLAANEAAIAARGASTRIHKPAVKARVAAISERDAQRASGFVYRQTLQQQRFGLPMYPTTTIGSFPQTADIRALRAAFKKGDLTQAQYDGSLESATRETVRLQEDIGLDVLVHGEFERNDMVEYFGEKLEGFAFTQHGWVQSYGSRCVKPPVIFGDVSREQDMTVRWSVFAQSCTARPMKGMLTGPVTILQWSFVRDDQPRSETTAQIALAIRDEVVALEQAGIGIIQIDEPAIREGLPIRKADREQYLDWAVRAFRVSASGVQDGTQIHTHMCYSDFNDIIRHIAEMDADVITIETSRSQMELLEAFADFKYPNEIGPGVYDIHSPRVPSIAEMEFLLRKAAEYLPARNIWVNPDCGLKTRKWPETEAALRNMVEAAKAVRAGVKETI, from the coding sequence ATGCTGAAACACACCCTCGGCTACCCGCGCATGGGAGCCCAACGCCAGCTCAAAAAAGCTTGCGAAGCGTACTGGCAAGGCCGCATCGGCCGCCAGGAACTGACCGTCGCCGCTCAACGCCTCCAGGAAGAACAATGGCGGCTGCAACAAGCCGCAGGGATGGACCTCATCCCCTGCAACGATTTCAGTTACTATGATCATGTGCTCGACATGTCGCTGCTCGTCGGCGCCATCCCCGACCGGTACGCGCCCGTGGTCACAGACGTGCCGCAGAACACCGAAACCGATCTCGCATTCGCCATGGCACGCGGATGCCAGGAACATGGCCTCGATCTCACCGCCATGGAAATGACCAAGTGGTTCGACACGAACTATCATTACATCGTGCCGGAATTCCGGAAAGACCAGTCTTTCCGCCTCTTCTCCAACAAAGTGTTCAACGCCTTCGACGCAGCGAAGCACCAGCTCGCCGCCACACCGAAACCCGTGCTGATCGGCCCCGTTTCTTACCTGCTGCTCGGCAAGGAAAAAGAACCCGGGTTCCACCGCCTCAGCCTGCTGCCCCGGCTGCTCCCCGTTTATATCGAAGCCCTGCAACGCCTGCGCGACCGCGGTGCCGCCTGGGTGCAGCTGGACGAGCCCTTCCTCGCCACCGATCTCCCCGAAGGCGCGGCGGATGCTTACCATTACGCCTACACGGAGATTGCGAAACATTGCAAAGGCCTCCGCACCATGGTGACGACCTATTTCGAAGGGCTCCGCGACAATGCGGAACTGGCCGCCTCGCTGCCCGTGTGCTGCCTGCACATCGACCTGGTGCGCGACCCCGCGCAGCTGGAACAGCTCCTGCCGCTGCTGCCGCCGAAAATGTCGCTGTCGCTGGGCGTGATCGATGGAAGGAATATCTGGAAAAACGATTACCGCCGCTCGTTGCCATTCATTCAAAAAGCGGTCGGCCAGTTAGGGGAAGACCGGGTGATGATTGCTCCGTCGTGCTCCCTGTTGCACACGCCGGCCGACCTGGCGCTGGAAACGCAGCTCGATGAAGAACTGAAATCCTGGATGGCGTTCGCCAAACAGAAGCTGCAGGAAGTGGCGGAACTGGACAGGATATTCCATGGCGAGGCGGCCTTGCTGGCGGCCAACGAAGCGGCCATCGCCGCGAGGGGCGCATCCACACGCATCCACAAACCCGCCGTGAAAGCGCGCGTGGCCGCCATTTCGGAGCGCGATGCGCAGAGGGCTTCCGGCTTCGTGTATCGGCAAACATTGCAGCAGCAAAGGTTCGGGCTGCCGATGTACCCCACCACCACGATCGGTTCTTTCCCGCAAACGGCGGATATCCGCGCGCTGAGGGCCGCATTCAAAAAAGGCGATCTTACGCAAGCGCAATACGACGGATCGCTGGAATCCGCTACCCGGGAAACGGTGCGACTGCAGGAAGATATCGGGCTGGATGTGCTGGTGCATGGCGAATTCGAGCGGAACGACATGGTGGAATACTTCGGGGAAAAACTCGAAGGGTTCGCGTTCACGCAACATGGCTGGGTTCAGAGCTACGGCAGCCGTTGCGTAAAGCCACCGGTTATTTTCGGTGACGTGAGCCGCGAACAGGATATGACCGTTCGCTGGTCGGTGTTCGCGCAATCGTGCACCGCGCGGCCGATGAAAGGTATGCTGACCGGGCCGGTCACCATTTTGCAATGGTCTTTCGTCCGCGACGATCAGCCCCGTTCCGAAACCACGGCACAAATCGCCCTGGCGATCCGTGATGAAGTGGTGGCGCTGGAGCAGGCGGGGATCGGCATCATCCAGATCGACGAGCCCGCCATCCGGGAAGGTTTGCCCATCCGTAAGGCCGACCGGGAACAGTATCTCGACTGGGCCGTGCGCGCCTTCCGGGTTTCCGCGTCGGGCGTGCAGGACGGAACACAGATCCACACGCACATGTGCTACAGCGATTTCAACGACATCATCCGCCATATCGCGGAAATGGACGCAGACGTGATCACGATCGAAACGTCGCGGTCGCAAATGGAATTGCTGGAGGCTTTCGCGGATTTCAAATACCCGAACGAGATCGGGCCCGGGGTGTACGACATCCATTCGCCGCGGGTGCCGTCTATAGCCGAAATGGAATTCCTCCTGCGCAAAGCCGCCGAATACTTGCCGGCGCGCAACATCTGGGTGAACCCGGACTGCGGGCTGAAAACACGGAAGTGGCCCGAAACGGAAGCTGCGCTCCGCAATATGGTCGAAGCTGCGAAAGCGGTAAGGGCCGGTGTGAAGGAAACGATTTGA
- a CDS encoding response regulator transcription factor, with translation MKRILVIEDDLLMIHVVELIIKKEGHHADLAYNGKEAAMLLGSYDYDLVIADLKLPFPHLDELSAQLRAQRGRRSLPVIMILPAYFVMDSISSWFGMEAEEIIIRPFSPLELTTKIQALLN, from the coding sequence ATGAAAAGGATATTGGTAATTGAAGACGATTTGTTAATGATCCATGTAGTAGAGCTGATCATTAAGAAGGAAGGACACCATGCAGATCTGGCATACAACGGAAAAGAAGCGGCTATGTTATTGGGCTCGTATGATTACGACCTGGTGATCGCCGATCTGAAGCTGCCTTTCCCCCATTTAGATGAACTTTCAGCGCAATTGCGCGCCCAGCGCGGGCGGCGTAGTTTGCCTGTTATCATGATACTGCCCGCCTATTTCGTTATGGACAGTATTTCTTCCTGGTTCGGCATGGAAGCGGAAGAAATCATTATAAGGCCTTTCAGTCCACTCGAGTTGACCACAAAAATCCAGGCGCTGTTGAACTGA